A region from the Mycolicibacterium litorale genome encodes:
- a CDS encoding LLM class flavin-dependent oxidoreductase, translating into MKISLFYEFPLPRPWSEDDEHQLFQHGLDEVEAADKAGFSTVWLTEHHFLEEYCHSTAPEMFLAAASQRTRDIRLGFGVMHLPPPINHPARIAERIATLDHLSNGRVEFGTGEGSSVAELGGFNIDPADKRSMWEEALEVSIRCMTEAPFTGFKGEHVEMPARNVIPKPLQQPHPPVWVACTRPSSVQMAAQKAIGALSFAYTGPEALKERVDGYYREFEANGAPVTPAINPNLLAIGGDLSMMVARTDEEALSRLGIGGGFFSFGIMHYYLTGMHTPGRTGVWELYEKAVKEDPTLAYGPGRGAIGSPDTVREFLRGYEASGVDEIILLLNPRSHEGTMESIEIMGKEILPEFIERDEKAVEDKAKRLARVIEKVEARRQPSDAPMFDETYSFGGLPTGRGGKFTAGEIPEAMAEINEGRVKAAEQEKQARAVKEASG; encoded by the coding sequence ATGAAGATCTCGCTGTTCTACGAATTCCCGCTGCCGCGGCCGTGGTCGGAGGACGACGAGCACCAGCTGTTCCAGCACGGGCTCGACGAGGTGGAGGCCGCCGACAAGGCGGGTTTCTCGACGGTCTGGCTGACCGAGCACCACTTCCTCGAGGAGTACTGCCACTCGACCGCGCCGGAGATGTTCCTCGCCGCGGCCAGCCAACGCACCAGGGACATCCGGCTCGGCTTCGGTGTGATGCACCTGCCGCCGCCCATCAACCATCCGGCGCGCATCGCCGAACGGATCGCCACCCTCGACCATCTGTCCAACGGCCGTGTGGAGTTCGGCACGGGTGAGGGTTCGTCGGTCGCCGAACTCGGCGGGTTCAACATCGACCCCGCCGACAAGCGCTCGATGTGGGAGGAGGCCCTCGAGGTCTCGATCCGCTGTATGACCGAGGCACCGTTCACGGGGTTCAAGGGTGAGCACGTCGAGATGCCCGCCCGCAACGTGATCCCCAAACCGCTGCAGCAGCCGCATCCGCCCGTGTGGGTGGCGTGCACGCGCCCGTCGTCGGTTCAGATGGCCGCGCAGAAGGCCATCGGTGCACTGAGTTTCGCCTACACCGGGCCCGAGGCGCTCAAGGAGCGGGTGGACGGTTACTACAGGGAGTTCGAGGCCAACGGCGCACCGGTCACCCCGGCGATCAATCCGAACCTGTTGGCGATCGGCGGCGACCTGTCGATGATGGTGGCCAGGACGGACGAGGAGGCGCTCTCACGGCTCGGCATCGGTGGCGGGTTCTTCTCGTTCGGGATCATGCACTACTACCTGACGGGGATGCACACGCCGGGACGCACCGGGGTGTGGGAACTGTACGAGAAGGCGGTGAAAGAGGACCCCACCCTGGCCTACGGTCCGGGCCGCGGCGCCATCGGTTCACCCGACACCGTTCGTGAATTCCTGCGCGGCTACGAGGCCAGCGGCGTCGACGAGATCATCCTGCTGCTCAATCCGCGCAGCCACGAGGGCACGATGGAGTCCATCGAGATCATGGGCAAGGAGATCCTGCCCGAGTTCATCGAACGCGACGAGAAGGCGGTCGAGGACAAGGCGAAGCGTCTCGCACGGGTGATCGAGAAGGTCGAGGCACGCCGCCAGCCGTCCGATGCGCCGATGTTCGACGAGACGTACTCGTTCGGCGGGCTGCCCACCGGCCGCGGTGGCAAGTTCACCGCGGGAGAGATCCCCGAGGCGATGGCCGAGATCAACGAGGGCCGGGTGAAAGCCGCAGAGCAGGAGAAGCAGGCCAGGGCGGTCAAGGAAGCCTCGGGCTAG
- a CDS encoding NADPH-dependent FMN reductase has protein sequence MTAPGDAPLVVGLGGTLRAHSSTERAVRYCLEAVERQGGRTRIFAGPDLDLPMYAPHQLERTPRALELVAALREADAVVVGSPGYHGAVSGLVKNALDYIEDLREDPRVYLDDTPWGCISCAYGWQAAVNTLGQLRSIGHALRAWPTPLGVAINSAEAVWDSDGVLVDEAVRNQLDLLANQVLTFAAAHRRAR, from the coding sequence ATGACCGCACCGGGTGATGCGCCCCTGGTCGTCGGGCTGGGCGGCACGCTGCGGGCACACTCGTCGACCGAGCGGGCGGTGCGCTACTGCCTGGAGGCCGTCGAACGCCAGGGCGGGCGCACCCGGATTTTCGCGGGTCCGGACCTCGACCTGCCGATGTACGCACCGCACCAACTGGAGCGCACCCCTCGCGCGCTGGAACTCGTTGCCGCCCTTCGGGAGGCCGACGCGGTGGTCGTCGGATCGCCCGGCTACCACGGGGCGGTCTCGGGGCTGGTCAAGAACGCGCTGGACTACATCGAGGATCTCCGCGAGGACCCGCGGGTGTATCTCGACGACACGCCGTGGGGGTGTATCAGCTGCGCGTACGGGTGGCAGGCGGCGGTGAACACGCTGGGGCAGCTGCGCTCGATCGGCCATGCGCTGCGCGCCTGGCCGACTCCGCTCGGCGTGGCGATCAATTCGGCGGAGGCGGTGTGGGACAGCGACGGCGTGCTCGTCGACGAAGCGGTCCGCAATCAGCTCGACCTGCTGGCGAACCAGGTGTTGACGTTCGCCGCCGCGCATCGGAGGGCAAGATAG
- a CDS encoding FAD-binding protein has translation MTFDRQVDVLVVGSGGGGMTAALTAHACGLDTLVVEKSAHFGGSTALSGGGIWVPGAPSQRKAGYTPDPDDVFRYLTQITGGLVSDARLRTYVDAAPRMMEFLENISPWFEFVWKPGYADYYPELPGGSALGSTINVPAIDLRRLGDEEQNLLQPLALAPKGIWFAPKDLRLFYQVRQNWRGKAVLLKLIWRMVRARVFGDRMAAIGQSLAARMRLAMKEQHIPLWLDAPMTELITGADGAVIGAVVERDGREMRIGARRGVILAAGGFDHDMARRKEHLPVLDKDWSFGNPANVGDGIRAGEKVGAATELLDEAWWFPAICWPDGRLQFMLNERMMPAQFVVNGSGERFINEAAPYMDFAHAMIEGQQTGVTHIPCWLITDIRSFHRYVVAGHLPIPKIPFAPVPTGWKVPRAWLDSGVVKEAHSWEELAGKIGVPAEKLRRTAERFDELARKGHDDDFNRGDSAYDNYYGDPTLPNPNLHPLGKPPYYAFQIILGDLGTSGGLRTDEHARVLRADDSAIPGLYAVGNNSAAVMGRSYAGAGATIGPAMTFGYVAAKHIAAQPVPGGTHERAQPSPGPTPIGGST, from the coding sequence ATGACCTTCGACAGGCAGGTCGACGTGCTCGTCGTCGGCTCCGGGGGCGGCGGGATGACGGCGGCACTGACCGCCCACGCGTGCGGACTGGACACCCTCGTGGTCGAGAAGTCCGCACACTTCGGCGGGTCCACCGCACTGTCCGGGGGCGGCATCTGGGTACCCGGCGCGCCGTCGCAGCGCAAGGCCGGGTACACACCCGACCCGGACGACGTCTTCCGCTACCTCACACAGATCACCGGTGGGCTGGTCAGCGACGCCCGGCTGCGCACCTACGTCGACGCCGCACCGCGGATGATGGAATTCCTCGAGAACATCAGTCCGTGGTTCGAATTCGTCTGGAAACCCGGCTACGCCGACTACTACCCGGAGCTGCCGGGCGGATCGGCACTCGGCAGCACCATCAACGTGCCCGCCATCGACCTGCGACGGCTCGGCGACGAGGAGCAGAACCTGCTCCAGCCGCTTGCCCTTGCGCCGAAAGGAATCTGGTTCGCACCCAAGGACCTGCGTCTCTTCTACCAGGTGCGCCAGAACTGGCGCGGCAAAGCGGTGCTGCTCAAACTCATCTGGCGGATGGTGCGGGCGCGGGTGTTCGGCGACCGGATGGCCGCGATCGGCCAGTCGCTGGCGGCGCGGATGCGGCTGGCCATGAAGGAGCAGCACATCCCGCTCTGGCTTGATGCTCCGATGACCGAGCTCATCACCGGTGCCGACGGCGCGGTGATCGGTGCGGTCGTCGAGCGGGACGGCCGCGAGATGCGCATCGGCGCGCGCCGCGGTGTCATCCTGGCCGCGGGCGGCTTCGACCACGACATGGCCCGGCGCAAGGAACATCTGCCGGTGCTGGACAAGGACTGGAGCTTCGGCAATCCGGCCAACGTGGGCGACGGTATCCGTGCGGGCGAGAAGGTCGGCGCCGCAACCGAACTCCTCGACGAGGCCTGGTGGTTCCCGGCGATCTGCTGGCCCGACGGCCGGCTGCAGTTCATGCTCAACGAACGCATGATGCCCGCCCAGTTCGTCGTCAACGGCAGCGGTGAGCGCTTCATCAACGAGGCGGCGCCGTACATGGACTTCGCGCACGCGATGATCGAGGGACAACAAACCGGCGTGACGCACATTCCGTGCTGGTTGATCACCGACATCCGCTCGTTCCACCGCTACGTCGTCGCCGGGCACCTGCCCATCCCGAAGATCCCGTTCGCGCCCGTGCCCACCGGCTGGAAGGTGCCCAGGGCGTGGTTGGACTCCGGAGTGGTCAAAGAGGCGCACAGCTGGGAGGAACTCGCCGGCAAGATCGGCGTACCGGCCGAGAAGCTGCGCCGGACCGCCGAACGGTTCGACGAGCTCGCGCGTAAAGGACACGACGACGACTTCAACCGCGGTGACAGCGCCTACGACAACTACTACGGCGACCCCACGCTGCCCAACCCCAACCTGCACCCGTTGGGCAAACCGCCGTACTACGCGTTCCAGATCATCCTCGGCGACCTCGGCACGTCGGGCGGGCTGCGCACGGATGAGCACGCCCGGGTGCTGCGCGCCGACGACTCGGCGATACCGGGTCTGTACGCGGTGGGCAACAACTCCGCCGCGGTGATGGGCCGCAGCTACGCCGGGGCGGGCGCGACGATCGGCCCCGCCATGACCTTCGGCTACGTCGCCGCAAAACACATTGCCGCGCAACCAGTGCCGGGCGGCACCCACGAACGAGCTCAACCCAGTCCAGGGCCGACACCCATCGGAGGTAGCACATGA
- a CDS encoding cyclase family protein, translating to MATLDEFRRTGDALRNWGRWGEFDELGTLNFITADKVAEGARLVRHGKVFPLGVDFGSAGPQGAFQYRPNPMHVMTVDGGDAHTLVQYGPQWLKNTVAQQLSGYFVDNPFRFNDDMIIMPLQAATQWDALSHVYYDDKLYNGFAAESVTSQGAFHCGIDKVDSKGITSRGVLLDLVRHRGADVFVAHGEPITPDELDEVARAQGVSIGSGDIVLIRTGWWDRFLEAGDGTEPYAGLDWRCAAWLHEREVAAIAADNLMVEDPVSGVEGTILPMHMLCLRDMGLMLGEYWDLGALAADCAADGVYDFQLIAPPLRVTGAVGAPLNPIAIK from the coding sequence GTGGCCACACTCGACGAGTTCCGCCGAACCGGTGACGCTCTGCGCAACTGGGGGCGCTGGGGCGAGTTCGACGAACTCGGCACGCTGAACTTCATCACCGCCGACAAGGTGGCCGAGGGAGCGCGTCTGGTCCGGCACGGCAAGGTCTTCCCGCTCGGCGTCGACTTCGGGTCGGCGGGGCCCCAGGGGGCATTCCAGTACCGGCCCAACCCGATGCACGTGATGACGGTCGACGGCGGCGACGCCCACACGCTGGTGCAGTACGGTCCGCAGTGGCTGAAGAACACTGTTGCTCAACAGCTTTCGGGATACTTCGTCGACAACCCGTTCCGGTTCAACGACGACATGATCATCATGCCGCTGCAGGCCGCCACCCAGTGGGATGCGTTGTCGCACGTGTACTACGACGACAAGCTCTACAACGGGTTCGCGGCCGAATCGGTGACAAGCCAGGGCGCGTTCCACTGCGGGATCGACAAGGTGGACAGCAAGGGCATCACCTCACGCGGGGTGCTGCTCGACCTGGTCCGTCACCGCGGGGCGGACGTTTTCGTCGCGCACGGCGAGCCGATCACGCCCGACGAACTCGACGAGGTCGCCCGCGCCCAGGGGGTTTCGATCGGCAGTGGCGACATCGTGCTGATCCGCACCGGGTGGTGGGACAGGTTCCTCGAGGCCGGCGACGGCACCGAACCGTACGCCGGGCTGGACTGGCGCTGCGCGGCGTGGCTGCACGAGCGCGAGGTGGCTGCGATCGCCGCCGACAACCTCATGGTCGAGGATCCGGTGTCGGGGGTGGAGGGCACGATCCTGCCGATGCACATGCTGTGCCTGCGCGACATGGGCCTGATGCTCGGCGAGTACTGGGATCTCGGTGCATTGGCCGCGGATTGCGCCGCCGACGGTGTCTACGACTTCCAGCTCATCGCACCGCCGCTGCGGGTCACCGGGGCCGTGGGGGCGCCGCTGAATCCGATCGCGATCAAATGA
- a CDS encoding bifunctional 3-(3-hydroxy-phenyl)propionate/3-hydroxycinnamic acid hydroxylase, which produces MTETDTDVVIVGAGPVGLTLANMLGLQGVRTVIIEERSTLIDYPRGVGLDDEALRTFQAIGLVDKVLPHTVPNQILRFFDGDRRLLVEMAPPDARFGWPKRNGFVQPMVDAELLAGLSRFPHVEVRWGWKMLGCNETEDGVTVRVDGDVEPLHARYLVGCDGGRSATRRLMGVSFDGTTSPTRWLVVDIANDPLGHPNSEVGADPARPYASISIAHGIRRFEFMIHADETDEQAEDPAFIHRMLALLVPHPERVEIIRHRVYTHHSRIAGAFRKGRMFLAGDAAHLMPVWQGQGYNSGIRDAANLGWKLAAVVNGHAGDALLDTYDVERRKHARAMIDLSTMVGRVISPTNRRVATLRDKLIRGASVVPTLKRYVLEMRFKPMPRYEQGAVFHPEAPSPTSPTGTLFVQPRVDTREQQNLLLDEVLGSGFAVLCWNNNPRALLGEDTFDRWKALGARFVAARPSTQLQWTGHDDPDVTVVGDRTGALKGWFDAHTESVLFLRPDRCIAGACIAQRAADVSTALFGVLHLTQGGGNGHHGADRSVLHVAQSATEPSGTVAGAP; this is translated from the coding sequence ATGACTGAGACAGACACGGACGTCGTCATCGTCGGTGCCGGCCCTGTGGGGCTGACGCTGGCGAACATGCTCGGCCTGCAGGGTGTGCGCACCGTGATCATCGAGGAACGCTCGACGCTCATCGACTATCCGCGTGGAGTCGGGCTCGACGACGAGGCGCTACGGACCTTCCAGGCCATCGGCCTGGTCGACAAGGTGCTGCCGCACACGGTGCCGAACCAGATTCTGCGCTTCTTCGACGGCGACCGCCGTTTGCTGGTGGAGATGGCGCCGCCCGACGCGCGGTTCGGTTGGCCGAAGCGCAACGGCTTCGTCCAGCCCATGGTGGACGCCGAGCTGCTGGCTGGGTTGTCCCGGTTCCCTCACGTCGAGGTGCGATGGGGCTGGAAGATGTTGGGCTGCAACGAGACGGAGGACGGCGTGACCGTGCGGGTGGACGGTGACGTCGAACCGCTGCATGCGCGCTACCTGGTCGGGTGCGACGGCGGCCGCAGTGCGACGCGTCGGCTGATGGGCGTGTCGTTCGACGGTACGACGTCACCGACGCGGTGGCTGGTCGTCGACATCGCCAACGATCCGCTCGGACACCCCAACAGCGAGGTCGGCGCGGATCCGGCGCGGCCGTACGCCTCGATCTCCATCGCGCACGGAATCCGGCGTTTCGAGTTCATGATCCACGCCGACGAGACCGACGAACAGGCCGAGGATCCCGCGTTCATCCACCGCATGCTCGCACTGCTGGTACCCCATCCCGAACGCGTCGAGATCATCAGGCACCGGGTCTACACCCACCACTCGCGCATCGCCGGGGCGTTCCGCAAGGGTCGGATGTTCCTCGCGGGTGACGCCGCGCATCTGATGCCGGTGTGGCAGGGGCAGGGCTACAACAGCGGGATCCGCGACGCGGCCAACCTCGGGTGGAAACTCGCCGCGGTGGTCAACGGTCATGCCGGCGACGCGCTGCTGGACACCTACGACGTCGAACGGCGCAAGCACGCCCGGGCGATGATCGACCTGTCCACGATGGTGGGCCGTGTCATCTCACCGACCAACCGCCGCGTGGCGACGCTGCGCGACAAGCTGATCCGCGGCGCATCCGTCGTGCCCACCCTCAAGCGCTATGTGCTGGAGATGCGGTTCAAGCCGATGCCCCGCTACGAACAGGGGGCGGTGTTCCATCCGGAGGCCCCGTCACCCACCTCGCCGACAGGGACGCTGTTCGTCCAGCCGCGCGTCGACACCCGCGAACAACAGAACCTCCTGCTCGACGAGGTGCTCGGCAGCGGCTTCGCGGTGCTGTGCTGGAACAACAACCCGCGCGCACTGCTGGGCGAGGACACTTTCGACCGGTGGAAAGCGCTGGGCGCCCGCTTCGTCGCCGCCCGTCCGTCGACGCAGTTGCAGTGGACCGGTCATGACGATCCCGACGTGACCGTCGTCGGTGACCGCACCGGCGCGCTGAAGGGCTGGTTCGACGCGCACACCGAGTCGGTGCTCTTCCTGCGCCCCGATCGCTGCATCGCCGGCGCCTGCATCGCCCAGCGTGCCGCCGACGTGAGCACCGCCCTGTTCGGCGTGCTCCATCTGACCCAGGGAGGAGGCAATGGTCACCATGGCGCAGATCGCTCTGTGCTGCATGTCGCACAGTCCGCTACTGAACCTTCCGGGACCGTCGCGGGAGCTCCTTGA
- a CDS encoding alpha/beta fold hydrolase — translation MGFQRKSVAVDGLTTGYLEAGQGDPVVLLHGGEFGASAELGWERVIDTLAERYHVLAPDMLGFGRSAKVVDFTDGRGMRIRHIARFCEVLDVRAAHFVGNSMGAINLLVDATSGAPVLPARSLVALCGGGTIQRNEHANALYDYDATFEGMRRIVTALFADPAYAADEDYVRRRYESSIAPGAWESLAAARFRRPGLEPPPPPSATRAYERVEVPALIVEGECDKLLPRGWAAEIAGQIAGARSAVVDAAGHCPQIEQPAAVTELLFDFFADVPQRKVPA, via the coding sequence GTGGGTTTCCAGCGCAAGTCGGTCGCCGTCGACGGGTTGACCACCGGCTACCTCGAAGCGGGGCAGGGCGATCCGGTCGTTCTGCTGCACGGCGGCGAATTCGGCGCAAGCGCCGAACTCGGGTGGGAGCGGGTGATCGACACACTGGCCGAGCGGTATCACGTACTCGCCCCCGACATGCTGGGGTTCGGCCGCTCCGCGAAGGTCGTCGACTTCACCGACGGGCGCGGGATGCGGATCCGTCACATCGCCCGCTTCTGCGAGGTGCTCGACGTGCGCGCCGCCCACTTCGTCGGCAACTCCATGGGAGCGATCAACCTGCTCGTCGACGCGACCTCCGGTGCGCCCGTACTGCCCGCACGCAGTCTGGTGGCCCTCTGCGGTGGTGGGACCATCCAGCGCAACGAACACGCGAACGCCCTCTACGACTACGACGCGACCTTCGAGGGGATGCGCCGCATCGTGACGGCCCTGTTCGCCGATCCCGCGTACGCGGCCGACGAGGACTACGTCCGGCGGCGCTATGAGTCCAGCATCGCTCCCGGCGCCTGGGAGTCGTTGGCGGCAGCACGGTTTCGACGGCCCGGTCTCGAACCGCCGCCGCCCCCGTCGGCCACCCGGGCGTACGAGCGGGTCGAAGTCCCCGCACTCATCGTCGAGGGAGAGTGCGACAAACTCCTGCCACGGGGCTGGGCCGCCGAGATCGCCGGCCAGATCGCCGGTGCGCGCTCCGCCGTGGTCGACGCGGCCGGGCACTGCCCCCAGATCGAACAACCCGCCGCCGTCACCGAACTGCTGTTCGACTTCTTCGCCGATGTGCCCCAACGGAAGGTGCCCGCCTGA
- a CDS encoding coniferyl-alcohol dehydrogenase, with product MGDMDQLWRYDGRRVVVTGCASGIGAHLVRQLSELGAHVVGLDLRRPAVDLDEFVQIDLSDEASIDHAVAAIGGDVDVLFNVAGVSSGIGDPPLVVRINFLGTRHFTESLLPRMRPGSSVVGVSSLAAASYLDNAKTTAGLVRTATMEDGMAWCERHLEALADGGYRLAKEALILYTMCSAGPLGARGIRINCTGPGVTETPILDQLRTAYGPAFLDDIPKPLGRVSDPQEQAAVLVFLGSDAASYITGQIIWVDGGNLAGRVAATLRGQ from the coding sequence GTGGGCGACATGGACCAGCTGTGGCGCTACGACGGTAGGCGGGTCGTCGTCACCGGGTGCGCGTCGGGGATCGGTGCACACCTCGTGCGGCAGCTGAGCGAGCTCGGCGCTCACGTCGTCGGACTGGACCTGCGCCGTCCCGCAGTCGATCTCGACGAGTTCGTCCAGATCGACCTGTCCGACGAGGCGTCGATCGACCATGCGGTGGCGGCGATCGGTGGTGACGTCGACGTGCTGTTCAACGTGGCCGGGGTCTCGTCGGGCATCGGCGATCCGCCGCTGGTGGTGCGGATCAACTTCCTGGGCACCCGACACTTCACCGAGTCGCTGCTGCCGCGGATGCGGCCGGGGTCGTCGGTCGTCGGGGTGTCCTCGCTCGCGGCCGCGTCGTATCTCGACAACGCGAAGACCACGGCCGGGTTGGTGCGCACGGCCACCATGGAGGATGGAATGGCCTGGTGTGAACGCCATCTCGAGGCTCTGGCCGACGGTGGATACCGGTTGGCCAAGGAAGCGCTGATCCTGTACACGATGTGCAGCGCCGGGCCGCTCGGCGCGCGTGGCATCCGCATCAACTGCACCGGGCCGGGGGTCACCGAGACACCTATCCTCGACCAGCTGCGCACCGCTTACGGCCCGGCGTTCCTCGACGACATCCCCAAACCCCTGGGGCGGGTGTCTGATCCGCAGGAGCAGGCCGCCGTCCTGGTCTTCCTCGGCAGCGACGCCGCCAGCTACATCACCGGCCAGATCATCTGGGTCGACGGGGGAAACCTCGCCGGCCGGGTGGCCGCTACCCTGAGAGGACAGTGA
- a CDS encoding IclR family transcriptional regulator: protein MTSVKGAGGMEGEGKMPDKLAAGSQTLARGLSALQAVATAPTGLTVQQVADHVGVHRTIAYRLLGTLTQFRYVAKGEDGRYRPAAGLALLGSSFDNNVRALSVPVLRGLADGLGTTVSLLVAEGDQQVAVAVIVPTNVYYHLSFHEGSRYPLDRGAAGIALLASMPPRPGERDLVPQARQQGWVITHGEVEPNTYGLAVPVRRRPPSPPTCINLISHREDVVLGGKDAVIAAARQLAAVL from the coding sequence ATGACGTCTGTCAAGGGAGCGGGCGGCATGGAAGGTGAGGGAAAAATGCCCGACAAACTCGCCGCCGGGTCACAGACCCTCGCGAGGGGTTTGTCGGCGCTGCAGGCGGTGGCCACCGCGCCGACCGGCCTGACGGTTCAGCAGGTGGCCGACCACGTCGGCGTCCACCGCACGATCGCCTACCGGCTGCTCGGCACGCTGACCCAGTTCCGGTACGTCGCCAAGGGCGAGGACGGCCGGTACCGGCCCGCGGCCGGGCTGGCGCTGCTCGGCTCGTCGTTCGACAACAACGTGCGCGCGCTGAGCGTGCCGGTGCTGCGTGGACTCGCCGACGGACTGGGCACCACCGTGTCGCTGCTCGTCGCCGAGGGCGACCAGCAGGTGGCGGTCGCGGTGATCGTCCCGACGAACGTGTACTACCACTTGTCTTTTCACGAGGGAAGCCGGTATCCGCTCGACCGCGGCGCGGCCGGTATCGCGCTGCTGGCGAGCATGCCGCCGCGCCCGGGGGAACGCGACCTGGTACCGCAGGCCCGGCAACAGGGCTGGGTGATCACCCACGGCGAGGTCGAACCCAACACCTACGGCCTCGCCGTTCCGGTCCGCCGGCGGCCGCCGTCCCCGCCGACGTGTATCAACCTCATCTCCCATCGCGAGGACGTCGTACTGGGCGGCAAGGACGCGGTGATCGCCGCCGCCAGGCAACTCGCCGCCGTCCTCTAG
- a CDS encoding 3-carboxyethylcatechol 2,3-dioxygenase: MAQIALCCMSHSPLLNLPGPSRELLDDIDAALTGARDFVAEFDPELVVTFSPDHYNGFFYKVMPPFCVGTSAQGVGDYGTHAGPLDVPEALASELAAAVLEAGVDVAISASMDVDHGTVQPLQMLFGDATARPVIPVFVNSVATPLGPLRRSRALGAAVGGYLATLDKRVLVVGSGGLSHDPPVPTLATAPPAALDRIVHGAPMSTEQRMARQSAVIDAAQAFAHGNSPLQPLNPAWDATFLEILDEGWLSDLDGWSNTFIAREGGNSAHEIRTWVAAFAALSAGGDYRTVHRFYRAAPELIAGFAIRTAVPS; encoded by the coding sequence ATGGCGCAGATCGCTCTGTGCTGCATGTCGCACAGTCCGCTACTGAACCTTCCGGGACCGTCGCGGGAGCTCCTTGACGACATCGACGCGGCGCTCACGGGCGCCCGTGACTTCGTCGCGGAGTTCGACCCGGAACTGGTGGTCACGTTCTCGCCGGACCACTACAACGGGTTCTTCTACAAGGTCATGCCGCCGTTCTGTGTCGGCACCTCGGCGCAGGGCGTCGGCGACTACGGCACCCACGCCGGCCCCCTCGACGTGCCGGAGGCGCTGGCGTCCGAACTGGCCGCCGCCGTGCTGGAAGCCGGTGTGGACGTCGCCATCTCGGCGAGTATGGACGTCGACCACGGCACCGTGCAGCCGCTGCAGATGCTGTTCGGCGATGCCACCGCACGACCCGTCATCCCGGTGTTCGTCAACTCGGTGGCGACACCGCTCGGACCGCTGCGCCGTTCGCGCGCGCTGGGGGCGGCGGTCGGCGGCTACCTCGCGACGCTCGACAAGCGGGTCTTGGTGGTCGGGTCGGGCGGGTTGTCCCACGACCCCCCGGTGCCCACGCTGGCGACCGCACCGCCCGCGGCGCTCGACCGCATCGTGCACGGCGCCCCGATGAGTACCGAGCAGCGGATGGCTCGGCAGTCGGCGGTGATCGACGCGGCGCAGGCCTTCGCGCACGGCAACAGTCCACTGCAGCCGCTCAATCCCGCTTGGGACGCCACCTTCCTCGAGATCCTCGACGAGGGTTGGCTGTCCGATCTCGACGGATGGTCGAACACCTTCATCGCCCGCGAGGGCGGGAACTCCGCCCACGAGATCCGCACCTGGGTGGCCGCCTTCGCGGCATTGTCGGCCGGCGGTGACTACCGCACCGTGCACCGGTTCTACCGAGCTGCACCGGAACTGATCGCCGGGTTCGCGATCCGCACGGCGGTGCCGTCATGA
- a CDS encoding alpha/beta fold hydrolase: MAEHESVWSDLQGVAFSQGYLDAGGVRTRYLHAGDTDRPALIFLHGSGGHAEAYVRNLEAHAEHFSTWSIDMLGHGYTDKPGHPLEIRHYVEHLLAVLDAIGASTAFISGESLGGWVAARLAADHGDRVERLVLNTAGGSQADPEVMKRIVTLSMAAAEDPSWETVQARVKWLMADKSKGYDDIVASRQRVYRQPGFVAAMRDIMALQDPEIRARNLLGPAEYGAITAPTLVVWTSDDPTADVAEGRRIASMIPGARFEVMPGCGHWPQYEDPKTFNRLHVDFLLGRG; this comes from the coding sequence GTGGCTGAGCACGAGAGTGTGTGGAGCGACCTGCAGGGGGTCGCGTTCTCACAGGGCTACCTCGACGCCGGCGGGGTGCGCACGCGCTACCTGCACGCCGGCGACACCGACCGGCCGGCGCTGATCTTCCTGCACGGATCCGGCGGTCACGCCGAGGCCTACGTCCGCAACCTCGAGGCACACGCCGAGCACTTCTCCACCTGGTCGATCGACATGCTGGGACACGGCTACACCGACAAACCCGGCCACCCCCTGGAGATCCGGCACTACGTCGAGCACCTGCTGGCGGTCCTCGACGCCATCGGCGCCTCCACGGCGTTCATCAGCGGTGAGTCGCTGGGCGGCTGGGTCGCGGCCCGGTTGGCTGCCGACCACGGCGACCGGGTCGAGCGACTGGTGCTCAACACCGCCGGAGGGTCGCAGGCCGATCCCGAGGTCATGAAGCGCATCGTCACCCTGTCCATGGCGGCCGCCGAGGACCCCAGCTGGGAGACGGTCCAGGCCCGCGTCAAGTGGCTGATGGCCGACAAGAGCAAGGGGTACGACGACATCGTCGCCAGCCGCCAACGCGTCTACCGTCAACCGGGATTCGTGGCCGCGATGCGCGACATCATGGCGCTGCAGGACCCGGAGATCCGCGCGCGCAACCTGCTCGGCCCCGCAGAGTACGGCGCGATCACCGCGCCGACCCTGGTCGTGTGGACCAGTGACGACCCGACCGCCGACGTCGCGGAGGGCAGGCGGATCGCGTCGATGATCCCCGGCGCCCGGTTCGAGGTGATGCCGGGCTGCGGACACTGGCCGCAGTACGAGGATCCCAAGACCTTCAACCGGTTACACGTCGACTTCCTGCTGGGGCGCGGATGA